A single window of Leishmania major strain Friedlin complete genome, chromosome 10 DNA harbors:
- a CDS encoding flagellar glycoprotein-like protein, which produces MSQCAAVTTRRSPVLRARGPSPHPLVATALVALCIWLQHTAPAAAQSDSDYYDGTYYYHVIFRSAPGGGDSVDGPSGVGVYGVVGYGGAMVGGGVVFSDMGGSGSAIRQISNAGYLSTVAGNLRKKGIQDGPSAEALFGGIPTGDSRANSLAYGNGGFYVADTLNDALRFVNATTNVTTTILNADTLNTPNSLAVSIISDKTSVFISNTGYHSVLYIPSLGSPVGEVNFTSNPYFVPGAITVLPHLSRAFIMNATLQMYCWSYIQPGSQSWKVSTPLAVDFGRILQGSEDGNQVLYVTTNGSTIASLDATASPATSPSLVPQKVIDLDTLLIGGKIQLFFQRTSDSWYILTTTQFLIVSATPIHPDESSSSGSSSEGILSGRHKGIAAFPTAAFPTNDSCLMTQVYNWMRIDATEAYNTDDFLNEFVVPPTDFATLVGGDVNVSAWCGNITTDRSNDGTILILIFWGPRGHDPLYTQDRLAKSPWKGTQAFLKSLNSSGWNLAPFCFYNCTTGCKTITAPKCSAYNIGSACDDVCKGAIASSVVIAAAGVVLLLLMIVSPSNIFTAVVMVPII; this is translated from the coding sequence ATGTCGCAGTGCGCAGCTGTCACGACAAGGCGatcgccggtgctgcgggcACGGGGGccttccccccacccactcGTTGCCACCGCGCTCGTTGCTCTCTGTATTTGGCTTCAGCACACGGCCCCTGCCGCAGCGCAAAGCGACAGCGACTACTACGATGGCACATACTATTACCACGTCATCTTCCGCAGCGCCCCGGGCGGTGGCGACTCGGTAGATGGTCCCAGTGGAGTGGGCGTATACGGTGTAGTCGGCTACGGCGGCGCCATGGTCGGCGGCGGGGTCGTGTTCTCGGACAtgggaggcagcggctcgGCCATTCGCCAGATCTCCAACGCAGGTTATCTTTCCACCGTTGCCGGCAATCTCAGAAAAAAAGGCATCCAGGACGGCCCTTCCGCAGAGGCCCTCTTTGGCGGCATCCCTACTGGTGACAGTCGTGCCAACTCCCTCGCGTACGGTAACGGCGGCTTCTACGTGGCCGATACCCTGAACGACGCCCTTCGCTTCGTCAACGCCACGACGAACGTGACAACGACGATTTTGAACGCGGATACCCTGAATACGCCAAACTCGCTTGCCGTTTCAATCATCAGCGACAAAACCTCCGTCTTCATCTCCAATACCGGCTACCATAGTGTTCTCTATATTCCGAGCCTGGGCAGTCCGGTAGGGGAGGTGAACTTCACCAGCAACCCCTACTTCGTGCCAGGTGCGATCACCGTTCTTCCCCATCTCAGTCGCGCCTTCATCATGAACGCGACCTTGCAGATGTACTGCTGGTCGTACATCCAGCCCGGTTCTCAGTCGTGGAAGGTGAGCACGCCTCTCGCAGTCGACTTTGGTCGAATCCTCCAAGGGAGCGAAGACGGTAACCAGGTGTTGTATGTGACCACCAACGGCAGCACAATCGCCAGTCTTGACGCGACAGCATCGCCGGCCACCTCGCCATCGCTGGTGCCGCAGAAAGTGATCGACCTTGACACTTTGTTAATCGGCGGTAAGATTCAGCTCTTCTTCCAGCGTACCTCCGACAGCTGGTACATCCTCACCACTACCCAGTTTTTGATTGTCTCAGCGACCCCTATCCATCCGGatgagagcagcagcagcggcagcagcagcgaaggcaTCCTTTCAGGTCGCCACAAAGGTATTGCAGCCTTCCCTACAGCAGCCTTCCCCACCAACGACAGCTGCCTCATGACCCAGGTCTACAACTGGATGCGCATCGACGCTACGGAGGCGTACAACACCGACGACTTTCTAAACGAGTTCGTGGTACCTCCAACGGACTTCGCGACGCTCGTGGGCGGCGACGTGAACGTTTCGGCGTGGTGCGGCAACATTACCACCGACCGCAGCAACGACGGCACGATTTTGATTTTGATATTCTGGGGCCCGCGAGGCCACGACCCGTTGTACACGCAAGATCGCTTGGCGAAATCCCCGTGGAAAGGGACGCAAGCGTTTTTGAAATCGCTGAATAGCAGTGGCTGGAACCTTGCCCCCTTCTGCTTCTACAACTGCACCACCGGCTGTAAGACGATCACGGCCCCCAAGTGCTCCGCGTACAACATCGGATCGGCGTGCGATGACGTGTGCAAGGGTGCCATCGCGTCCTCAGTGGTGAtagcagcagctggcgtcGTGCTCCTTTTACTCATGATTGTTAGCCCATCGAACATCTTCACGGCGGTGGTAATGGTGCCTATCATTTGA
- a CDS encoding zinc-binding dehydrogenase-like protein, with amino-acid sequence MGHKNSSNISSAPVPPPFYVLPGVPVPSLKPSNLDFSATSGKPILCAGWIAPHGNRSWSRRNVVYSSEIEIPVPQPCQVRVKIYAAGVNPADAHRTAVLPSSPEVGTSGKSRRASRHPRPPFKFPYVVGIEGAGVVESVGWAAASSGERDGSAGALTSANARDIRVGDRVAFLADLMQESGGTFCQYAVVDSDVLWKLPEVVCAPPPSTGGLVPGRLIDFVEAASLPAAAATAYIALFDKLRIETQRAIFISGASGGVGSAAVQLAHYFGLYVIASCSTPNVRYVQSLGADYVVDYTRADVVEEILTYTDNYGVDYLLECAGAFMAEAHSETVRFGGALCVLTGLLSPRSDIVFRRQLSVHYVCLGMQHQDPLARTQLQPLGELVMQLYIQGAFSVNAEQVPFVQAADALDLVASGHGRGKIVLTNFHTNEEKEERLRRRHVQLYEKAQHQYQVEETQKAAGAAAATAASEAASREAG; translated from the coding sequence ATGGGGCACAAGAACTCGTCGAACATAAGTTCGGCGCCAGTGCCACCGCCCTTCTACGTCCTCCCTGGTGTCCCTGTTCCATCTCTAAAGCCTTCGAACCTGGACTTTTCTGCGACATCTGGAAAGCCGATTTTGTGCGCTGGATGGATAGCGCCACACGGCAACCGCTCGTGGTCGCGGCGAAATGTGGTGTATTCGTCTGAGATTGAGATCCCGGTCCCGCAGCCGTGCCAGGTGCGCGTGAAAATCTACGCTGCCGGCGTCAACCCCGCTGATGCCCACCGTACCGCTGTGCTGCCCAGCTCCCCTGAAGTTGGCACCAGCGGCAAAAGCCGCCGCGCGAGCCGTCACCCGAGACCCCCGTTTAAGTTCCCGTACGTGGTCGGCATCGAGGGTGCTGGTGTTGTGGAGAGCGTCGGCTGGGCTGCCGCCTCaagcggcgagagagacggctCTGCAGGGGCACTGACCTCTGCCAACGCCAGGGACATCCGAGTGGGTGACCGTGTTGCCTTCTTGGCTGATTTGATGCAGGAAAGCGGCGGCACCTTTTGCCAGTATGCCGTGGTGGATAGTGACGTTCTGTGGAAGCTGCCGGAGGTGGtatgcgcaccaccgccctcTACCGGGGGACTAGTGCCCGGCCGCCTCATCGACTTTGTAGAGGCGGCGTCGTTgccggccgctgccgccacagcgTATATTGCGCTCTTCGACAAGTTGAGGATAGAGACGCAGCGGGCCATCTTCATTAGCGGCGCCTCAGGCGGCGTCGGCTCGGCCGCGGTGCAACTGGCTCACTACTTTGGGCTTTATGTGATTGCAAGCTGCTCGACGCCGAACGTGCGCTATGTCCAAAGCCTCGGCGCGGACTACGTCGTCGACTATACTCGCGCGGATGTCGTGGAGGAGATTCTGACGTACACAGACAACTACGGGGTGGACTACCTGCTCGAGTGCGCTGGCGCGTTTATGGCAGAGGCGCACTCCGAGACGGTGCGATTCGGCGGCGCGCTCTGCGTCTTGACGGGTTTGCTCTCCCCGAGAAGTGACATAGTGTTTCGCCGACAGCTGTCGGTGCACTATGTGTGCCTTGGGATGCAGCATCAAGACCCGCTGGCACggacgcagctgcagcctTTGGGTGAATTGGTCATGCAGCTCTACATTCAAGGTGCCTTTAGCGTGAATGCGGAGCAGGTGCCCTTTGTTCAAGCAGCGGATGCACTGGACCTGGTGGCATCAGGCCACGGGCGCGGCAAGATCGTGCTGACCAACTTCCACACAAACgaggaaaaagaagagcgcctgcgccgccgacaTGTTCAGTTGTACGAAAAGGCTCAGCATCAATATCAGGTAGAGGAGACACAGAaggccgccggcgcagcagcggccacggcAGCCTCTGAGGCGGCATCAAGGGAAGCGGGTTAG
- a CDS encoding putative endonuclease G produces MIARLLGAASVGLFSVTAYWTYSTQASKRTQLVVQPGRSLVTTATAKPSIGSAGSDSSSQGSVRGDAALAFPVVLPPRTPPAQASTLTADFLQQCNEAAAHGLPSTAEVRCYGGYLASLNYERRIPNWVMEVVDYRKLHPGRRPSSPAAAAASRDDDAAQDEEDEGSDGSRGGGDVSRNRSNFYADDTVPAAFRVGPSSYTSRGMSRGHLAAAQLHKASQAEMDATFNMNANIVPQDMTLNAVDWLRLEGLTRKLSKEVSVGPQQQQPGRGRQRGHSPPAGNTTTAEGAGGSGKLYVVTGPAFVPRLMRVEHRPDGTEVHVPLSSADASAAPWKSAAPVKLMMTYELTGHPARGTLVAVPSHLFKVFLAEENGGQSHSVAAFMMPNGPIVEELPLTAYQVPIEQLQRITGLQFFPGMDVTRLPDLCKAHKCDARPSALFQRYRQVAQLRAADSVPQLQQAYAALQASAAGGKLDEAVVHEFQNRMEELVAAAVGLIDQAERR; encoded by the coding sequence ATGATCGCCCGGCTGCTCGGCGCAGCCTCTGTTGGTCTCTTCAGCGTCACCGCCTACTGGACCTACAGCACGCAGGCAAGCAAGCGCACACAGCTTGTGGTGCAGCCTGGCCGCTCTCTCGTCACGACTGCCACCGCTAAACCGTCGATCGGGAGCGCaggcagcgacagcagcagccagggATCTGTAAGAGGTGATGCCGCGCTGGCGTTTCCTGtcgtgctgccgcctcgcacgCCACCCGCCCAGGCCTCCACGCTCACCGCCGACTTCTTGCAGCAGTGCaacgaggcagcggcgcacgggCTGCCGTCCACTGCCGAGGTGCGCTGCTACGGCGGCTACCTCGCCAGCCTCAACTACGAGCGCCGCATCCCAAACTGGGTGATGGAGGTGGTTGACTACCGCAAGCTGCACCCCGGGCGCCGACCCTcctcgccggcagccgccgccgcaagcagagacgacgacgccgcgcaggaTGAAGAAGACGAGGGgagcgacggcagccgcggtggtggcgacgtCTCGCGCAACCGCAGCAACTTCTACGCCGACGACACCGTCCCCGCAGCCTTCCGCGTCGGACCCAGCAGCTACACGTCACGCGGCATGAGTCGCGgccacctcgccgccgcgcagttGCACAAGGCCTCGCAGGCGGAGATGGATGCGACCTTCAACATGAACGCGAACATCGTGCCGCAGGACATGACGCTGAACGCAGTGGATTGGCTGCGGCTGGAGGGCCTGACGCGCAAGCTGAGCAAGGAGGTAAGCGTcgggccgcagcagcagcagcctggTCGCGGCCGGCAACGCGGCCACAGCCCACCAGCAGGGAACACCACCACGGCGGAAGGCGCGGGTGGCAGTGGCAAGCTGTACGTCGTAACCGGCCCCGCGTTCGTCCCCCGACTCATGCGTGTGGAGCACCGTCCGGACGGCACGGAGGTCCATGTGCCGCTGTCCTCAGCAGAcgcgagcgcggcgccgtGGAAGAGCGCAGCTCCAGTGAAGCTGATGATGACGTACGAGCTCACCGGTCACCCCGCGCGTGGCACCCTCGTCGCTGTGCCGAGCCATCTGTTCAAGGTGTTTCTGGCCGAGGAGAACGGCGGCCAGTCACACTCAGTGGCGGCGTTCATGATGCCCAACGGACCAATCGTAGAGGAGCTGCCCCTCACCGCGTACCAGGTGCCGATCGAGCAACTGCAGCGTATCACAGGGCTTCAGTTTTTTCCAGGCATGGACGTGACGCGCTTGCCTGACCTCTGCAAGGCGCACAAGTGCGACGCACGGCCGTCCGCGCTCTTCCAGCGGTACCGGCAGGTGGCCCAGCTGCGGGCGGCCGACAGCGTGcctcagctgcagcaggcctACGCGGCCCTGCAGGCCTCTGCGGCGGGCGGGAAGCTTGACGAGGCCGTCGTGCACGAGTTCCAGAACCGCATGGAGGAGCTTgtcgcggcggctgtggggcTGATCGACCAGGCAGAGCGACGCTGA
- a CDS encoding zinc binding dehydrogenase-like protein: MSGQAGKQVAPVKCKGWAVEKPALKWSTDAVRLSDVTVPAPDPTQIRVRVYAASINPVDWKRVMFPASGSGPGVAGSALKGFKGMHHKPPNYPYPYVVGVDGAGEVESVGRKVTGLKAGDRVMFHSSLTNAHGGSLCEYAVMEESVAVPIPADGARPFSYEEAAAIPCATWTAYVALFDKLRIEPGRSIFVDGASGAVGSCAVQLAHHMGLYVFASCSPSNADYVRSIGADQVLNYHDGIEMVDQILDATEGYGVDYYLAVTNTQDAESFTDALRFGGAVCLLSGVLIPNSNVLFRRQLSVHYVFLNGLHGHPLTRPQLRYIGDQVAKLYQSGAFRLDVEVLPFAEAAKALDRSATGNVNHKKLIVQVASP, encoded by the coding sequence ATGAGCGGGCAGGCGGGCAAACAAGTGGCACCGGTGAAGTGCAAGGGCTGGGCTGTGGAGAAGCCAGCCTTGAAGTGGTCGACAGACGCTGTGAGGCTGTCAGATgtgacggtgccggcgccggaCCCTACACAGATCCGCGTAAGAGTGTACGCAGCCAGCATCAACCCAGTTGACTGGAAGCGAGTCATGTTCCCCGCCTCCGGCTCTGGCCCTGGCGTTGCGGGCAGCGCTCTCAAGGGGTTCAAAGGGATGCACCACAAGCCGCCGAACTACCCATACCCGTATGTGgtcggcgtcgacggcgccggtgaAGTGGAGAGTGTCGGCAGGAAGGTGACAGGGCTGAAGGCTGGGGATCGGGTCATGTTCCACTCGAGCCTGACGAACGCGCACGGCGGCTCCCTGTGCGAGTACGCCGTGATGGAGGAGTCCGTAGCGGTGCCCATCCCGGCTGACGGGGCGAGGCCGTTCTCGTATGAGGAAGCCGCGGCCATTCCATGCGCCACGTGGACTGCATACGTTGCCCTCTTCGACAAGCTGCGCATCGAGCCGGGCCGCAGCATCTTCGTCGACGGTGCATCTGGGGCAGTGGGCAGCTGCGCtgtgcagctggcgcaccaCATGGGGCTCTACGTATTTGCATCGTGCTCTCCGAGCAACGCAGACTATGTGCGCAGCATCGGCGCGGATCAGGTGCTGAACTACCACGACGGCATCGAGATGGTCGATCAGATTCTGGACGCTACAGAGGGCTATGGGGTGGATTACTACCTCGCCGTGACCAACACGCAGGATGCGGAGAGTTTCACTGACGCTCTTCGTtttggcggcgccgtctgccTGCTGTCTGGCGTTCTGATTCCCAACAGCAATGTGCTATTCCGTCGTCAGCTGTCGGTGCACTACGTCTTCCTGAACGGTCTACATGGCCATCCGCTGACTCGGCCACAGCTGCGATACATCGGCGACCAAGTGGCGAAGCTCTACCAGAGCGGTGCCTTTCGCCTGGACGTGGAAGTCCTGCCGTTTGCCGAAGCCGCCAAGGCGCTTGACCGCTCAGCAACCGGGAACGTAAACCACAAGAAGCTCATTGTGCAGGTGGCATCACCTTGA